A single window of Nicotiana tomentosiformis chromosome 1, ASM39032v3, whole genome shotgun sequence DNA harbors:
- the LOC138906985 gene encoding uncharacterized protein: MHQNSTPYLPKAKGAVEAANKNVNKILRKMVQGSRQWHEKLPFVLLGYRTTVRTSIGATPYLLVYGTEAVIPAKVEILSLRIITEAEIDDDEWVKSRLEQLSLIDEKRLAAVCHGQLYQKRITRAYNKKGPFIATKVLPNGALYLTDIEGKCADMDIPKLE, translated from the exons ATGCACCAAAACTCCACTCCGTATCTTCCTAAAGCAAAAGGAgctgttgaggctgctaacaagaacGTAAATAAGATACTTCGTAAGATGGTGCAAGGTtccaggcaatggcatgaaaagttaccttttgTTTTACTAGGTTATCGCACTACTGTTCGCACTTCAATaggtgcaactccttatttgctggtatatggaacTGAGGCAGTTATACCTGCAAAAGTTGAGATTCTATCCCTTCGGATCATAActgaagctgaaattgatgatgatgagtgggtcaaaTCCCGGCTAGAGCagttgagtttgattgatgagaaaagattggcagcagtatgtcatggtcaattgtatcagaaaagaataacaagagcatacaacaagaag GGGCCGTTCATTGCGAcaaaggtgttgcccaatggtgctttgtatttaacagacatagaaggCAAATGCGCGGATATGGATATTCCAAAAttggaatga
- the LOC117279998 gene encoding uncharacterized protein, translating to MSFGLKNAGATYIVSRRGIELDPSKIKAIQELPPPKNKTEMMSLLGRLNYISRFIAQLTMTCEPIFKLLKKNVTVKWTDECQETFDKIKRYLSNPSVLVPPELGRPLILYLTVLDNSFGCVLGQHDITGKKEQAIYYLSKKFNPYEVKYTLLEKTCFALTWVAQKLKHYLSSYTTYLISRIDPLKTAMKAQALADQLAENPVDEEYEPLKTYFPDEEVMYVDEVDHNEKPCWKLFFDGAANIKGVGIGDHAYCNVVEEELDGEPWFHDSKEYIKLGVYLVHAICDQKRTIRRLASGFFLSGGILYKRTQDLGLLRCIDAKQAFTIMSEAHSKVHSDLIHSPPSELYTMSVPWTFVAWGMNVIGPIELAASNEHRFILVAIDYFTK from the exons atgtcatttggtttgaagaatgctggggcaacttacatAGTCAGTCGACGCGGTATTGAGTTGGATCCATCGAAAATCAAAGCCATCCAAGAATTGCCACCGCCAAAGAATAAAACCGAGATGATGAGCTTGCTCGGgaggttaaactacatcagcaggtttattgctcaactcacgatgacttgtgagcccatctttaagttgctgaagaagaatGTTACAGTTAAGTGGACTGACGAGTGTCAGGAAacatttgataagatcaagaggTACCTGTCAAACCCATCTGTGCTTGTCCCGCCGGAGCTTGGGAGACCTTTAATTCTCTATTTGACAGTcctggataattcttttggttgtgtgttgggtcaacacgacatcacgggaaagaaagagcaagccatttatTATCTTAGCAAGAAGTTCAatccttatgaggttaagtatactcttcttgaaaaGACATGTTTCGCCCTTACTTGGGTGgcacaaaagttgaagcattatctatcgtcctacactacttacctcatttctcgcatcgatcctctaaa gaccgcgatgaaagcccaagcctTGGCCGATCAGTTGGCCGAGAATCCGGTAGATGAAGAATATGAGCCATTAaagacttattttcctgatgaagaagtgatgtatgttgaCGAGGTTGATCATAATGAAAAGCCATgttggaaactcttctttgatggagctgctaaCATTAAAGGTGTCGGAATAGGAGAT CATGCCTATTGCAATGTGGTTGAAGAGGAACTTGATGGTGAACCTTGGTTCCATGATTCCAAGGAATACATCAAGTTGGGGGTATATTTGGTACATGCCATATgtgatcaaaagagaaccattcgacgtctggctagtggatttttcttaagtgggggaatcTTGTACAAGAGGACTCAAGATCTAGGACTACTAAGGTGCATAGATGCTAAACAAGCTTTTACCATTATGTCCGAAGCACATTCCAaa gtgcacagtgatttgattcattccccgccATCTGAGTTGTACACAATGTCTGTACCTTGGACCTTTGTTGCTTGGGGCATGAATGTCATTGGACCAATTGAACTGGCAGCATCAAACGAgcataggtttattctggtggccattgattactttaccaagtag